The Longimicrobium sp. genome includes a region encoding these proteins:
- a CDS encoding M23 family metallopeptidase — translation MTTRRMHYALRGTLALAAALSLSACTIAIGAAPEEAAGRQARGSSRALRDTLHFGAHEGGRAHDAAPAVGASLAIPVRGIGPQQLRDSYNDARSGGRTHNAIDIMAPQGSPVVAAADGVIHRLRTGGMGGITIYQVGEDGRTLFYYAHLERYAAGIREGQRVRRGEVIAYVGDTGNAGPGNYHLHFSVGRLTSMERWWESENVNPYPLLAGSAARAATASREDR, via the coding sequence ATGACCACTCGCCGCATGCACTACGCCCTCCGGGGCACGCTGGCACTGGCCGCCGCGCTTTCGCTGTCCGCCTGCACCATCGCCATCGGCGCGGCGCCGGAAGAGGCCGCGGGACGCCAGGCTCGTGGGTCCTCACGCGCGCTGCGCGACACCCTGCATTTTGGTGCGCACGAGGGCGGACGCGCCCACGACGCTGCCCCGGCGGTGGGCGCGTCGCTCGCCATCCCGGTGCGCGGCATTGGTCCCCAGCAGCTTCGCGACTCGTACAACGATGCCCGCTCCGGGGGGCGCACCCACAACGCCATCGACATCATGGCGCCGCAGGGCAGCCCCGTGGTGGCCGCGGCCGACGGGGTCATCCACCGGCTGCGCACCGGCGGCATGGGCGGCATCACCATCTACCAGGTGGGCGAAGACGGACGGACGCTCTTCTATTACGCGCACCTGGAGCGGTACGCGGCCGGCATCCGCGAGGGCCAGCGGGTGCGCCGGGGCGAGGTGATCGCCTACGTAGGCGATACGGGGAACGCGGGACCCGGCAACTACCACCTCCACTTTTCCGTGGGGCGGCTGACCAGCATGGAGCGCTGGTGGGAAAGCGAGAACGTGAATCCGTATCCGCTGCTGGCCGGCAGCGCCGCCCGCGCCGCCACCGCGTCGCGCGAAGACCGCTGA